Below is a window of Desmonostoc muscorum LEGE 12446 DNA.
AATAGTTGGCACTTTAGCCTGTTTAATATTTTTAGCCAAATTATTGACTCGTACAGCTGTCAGTTTTTCTCTACTGCTAATACTTTCCATTCCCCCTGTTAATGAAATACGGTATGCTTTAGCATAATAACCAAATGCATCAGAGGTGGTAAACAACTTGCGTTGTTTCTCAGGAATACTTGCAATTGTTGATTTAATCCAGGTATCTAGTTGAGTTAGTTCATTTGTGATTTTTTTGGTATTGCTGGTATAAACCTCTGCATTACTAGATGCTACTTTTTTGAGGTTACTATTAATTACTTCTACCATTTCCATCGCATTCTTAGTATTATGCCAAATATGAGGATCGTTTACTCTTTTACCACCTTGCTGAAATTTTTGTGGCTTAGACAATGCAACTTGGGCGACAGCTATTTTCGGTGCAGAATTTTTAGTCGCTCTAATTAATTTGAGCAGATTTGGTTCAAAATTATAACCAGTATAGAGAATCAGATTAGCTTGCTCAAGAGCTTTACGATCTTCCGGTTTTGGTTTATAAGTTTTGGGATTGGCACTAGGCGAAATCAAGCAAGTGAGGTTAACTGTATTCCCGGCAATCTGTCTGGTTAAATCACAGAGTACACTTGTGGTTGCTACAACTTGGGGAAGATTTTCATTCACCTCGGCAGTAGTCTGAGTAAATGTAGTTCTTGCAGCTTGATTTTGGCATCCAACAAATCCAACCGTCAATACAACAAGAATAGCTCGTAATAAATTATTTTTTGGTGATTTTTTTGACATCCTCATCTCCTACTGGATGCATAAAAAAGATAATCATTATTCTTGAAAAATTCAGAATTTAGAATTCAGCAAACCAGATTTTTGCAGGTAAAATGTAGCTTTACGCGACGGGCTGCAAAACTGATAGGGGTAAAAGCACAACGATCAAAGCGATGCTAGAGTATCTTTGGTAAGAAGTGTAGTGCAGTCTCTCACCATCTGCATCAAGCAACTATACCATTGTGCTGATGTGTCGTCAAAGTCGCAAATTGATTAAGGAGAGGAACATAGTGATGATGGAGCGTATCGATCATACGGGTTGATAGAAGCAAACCAAGTCGTGAATCTAAAGCAATTGTAGCTGTGGTTTTGCGAGGCGTGGATATGTATTTGTTACAAAATAGCTGAATTGGCAATTTTTAACCATTAGCTAATTGCTGTTACTTCCTCAAAAAAAGCTATAAAAATAGAAAGGCTTTTGTAGAAATTAGCTTTTGGTTCATGAGAGTTATGAGTTATGAATGATTTCTTGTTCATAGAAAACTTTTATTTGATTGCGTGAAAAAACTCGTCCTCAACTCGAAAATTCTGATTTCCTCACTGTTAGAGGCGATTAATCGCGTTCTACTACCTATGTAAATAAGTTCAAAAATCAAAGCGAATTAGTATAGAACAATTTTTCAAAGCTGACATCGATCAAGATCAACAATGGTAATTTTAGTCGTCATAATTAACACTTTGATTTCGCTGATACTACTCTATGTTGCTTGGCAGGTGTGGCAACTTAAGCAGCGATTAGCATCTGTAGCAGATAGGTTAACCGCCTATGAGATTTGTACCCAGGCAACACTCCATAAAGCACCTGAAAATATTTATCTGAGTCAGCAGAACATTTATAACTTACGGCAGAGAAACCAAGCACTACAGATACAAATTCAACAAGTGCAGCAAATTATCAGTCTAATTTTGGTAGGACGGCAAATCTGGCAGCGTTATTTTCGTAAGCTAGAGTTAACACCAGAGAAAACAGCACTCACAAGGAGGAGTTAATCAACAAAAGGTAACAATGGAGCAACTCCTGAGCCAGAAGTCAGAATTATGACTGCTGAATTCTGACAAAAAAAGCAACATTTCTGGCTAACATTTTGTCACGATAGTAACTAGATAAAATTATTTAGGTATTGCAAGGGGGGAAAACCCACCTAAAATGAGTCTAAGGAGAGAAACAACAACATGTCTAATAACCGTTCTGGAACATTTATTGGCGGTTTGATGCTGGGAGCCACCATCGGCGCTTTAGCCGGTTTACTTGCTGCTCCACGCACAGGGCGCGAAACGCGTAAAATTTTGCAAAAATCTGCCAATGCTATCCCAGACTTGGCAGAAGATATATCAACAAGTGTGCAAATCCAGGCAGATCGTCTTTCTGCCAGCGCACTACGAAACTGGGATGAAACTTTAGATAGGTTACGGGAAGCGATCGCCGCAGGTGTAGATGCTAGTCAGCGGGAAAGCCAAGTCTTGAACCGGCAAACATCTGTTGAGGACTCAGATTCTCTTCCCCAGCAATTAGAACGCTTATAAATGACGTAACTGTGATTGAACCCCTGTTTTGGTTGGGACTTTCCTTACTCTTAGTCGCCACAAGCTTGACTGCGGTTTTAGTGGCGGCCATACCGGCTTTGCAGGAGTTAGCACGCGCTGCTCGCAGTGCAGAAAAGCTATTTGACACACTCTCACGAGAATTACCACCGACTCTAGATGCTATCCGCGTCACTGGTTTAGAAATTACTGATTTAACTGATGATGTCAGTCAAGGTGTAAAAAGTGCCAGTCAAGTTGCCAAACAAGTTGACCAAAGCCTTGATACTGCAAGAAAACAGGCTCAGAATATCCAAGTAGGTACACGCAGCATAGTTGTTGGCGTCAAAGCAGCTTGGAGAAACTTCACGCGCCAAAAACCAACAAGAAGAATTAGCGATCGCCTCGCCAGCAATGAAAAACCAGCACTCACGTTGCGAGAACGAGAAGTGTTCAGACAAGACACTCACCGCGTCAAAGCAGAAGCCTATCGCCCCAATGAAGGTTACAACGACGCTGCTAGCTGGGAAACCGATTTTGATGATGAAGATTGAATTAGGGACTGGGGATTCGGGACTGGGAAATAAGATTAAAAATACTATCTTCTAATACCCAGTACCCAACGCCCAATCCCCAATCCCCAGTTCCTAGTCCCCAGTCCCCAGTCCCCACTCCTCAAAAACGCTTTGCTTTGATCCCTAAGATTAGAGTAAAGTAAACAAGTGTAAAGAAGTATCATTTTTCTAGTACTCTTTTAAAACAACTTGTTCACTTTTACCTTTGATATTTGTATAAAAACGTCCATGCAGTCTTGTTTTTGGCGACGAATCCTAGTATCTATTGCAGTATTTTTCCTGGCTGGGTCAATTTGGGTGATGCATTCTTCCCCAGCACTGGCTTATGACAATCCTGACTTACTCCCAAAGACGTTTACCCCAGTTGTAGACTTAGCTAAATCTCTCCCTGAACTACAGGAAGAAAAACTTGTCAAAGATTTAGAGCAGTTTGAAACCGATACGGGCTGGAAATTACGAGTATTGACTCAGTATGACCGCACTCCGGGTCGGGCAGTGATCAATTATTGGGGTTTAGACGATAAAAGTATTTTGCTAGTTGCTGATTCTCGCGGTGGTAACATCCTGAGCTTTAGTGTCGGCGATGCTGTTTATGAACTTTTGCCCCGGACTTTCTGGATAGAACTGCAAACCAGGTTTGGTAATTTGTACTTTGTACGCGAACAAGGCGAAGACCAAGCTATTCTCCAAGCCTTAGAATCTGTCAAAGGCTGTTTACTCAAAGGTGGTTGCAATGTTGTCCCCGGACTACCACGAGAACAGTGGATTCTCACCTTGATTACTTCAGTTATTGGTGGGATAATTTGCGGATTTGCAGCTCAACCCCGTGAAAAAGGACAAGTTTTTGCTTGGCAATGGGCTTTGATTTTCTCTCCTTTGTGGGGAATCTTGTTTATTGCCTTTGGCATCGGTCCAGTAGTGACACGCACAAGCGACTGGTTACCCCTAGTTCGTAATATTTCTGGGTTTCTCATCGGGGTCTTAGTTGCCTATCTATCTCCTGTTTTCAGCAGGCCTTCTTCCAGTAATGAGTAAAGAGTGCTGAATTCTGAATTCTGAATTCTGAATTCTGAGTTCTGAATTCTGAATTCTGACTCCTAACTTCTAGCTCTCTTAAACTGATAAGCTGAAAGCTGATATTTGAGAAGCTCAAGAAAAATGGAATGGCACGTAACTGATGCTCAAAGTTTAGCAATCATTGATAGTGAAATTGGCGATCATGTTTTTTCACCAGCAGAGTATGAAATTGTGCGTCGCGTAATCTACGCCACGGCTGACTTTGAGTATAAGTCTTTGATTCGCTTCTCTGAACGTGCCTTGCAAGCTGGAGCAGCAGCATTAGCTGCGCGTACCACCATTGTGGTAGATGTACCGATGGTACAAGTAGGTATTGCCTACGACATTCAAAATACTTTCGCCAATCCAGTGTATTGCAGCATGGAAGCTTTGACGCGTCCTCAAAAAGAAAAAACGCGGGCTGCATGGGGTATAGAAACCCTCGCAAAGCGTTATCCAGAAGGTATTTTTGTGGTGGGTCAGGCGCAAACAGCATTAACAGCACTGGTGGATTTAATTGAAGCTGAGGAAATTAGACCAGCTTTAATAATTGCGACTCCGGTCAGATTCGTAAGTATTGATGAAGCTAAGGGGCGTTTACAAGACTCTTTAGTTCCTCACATTACAATAGAAAGTCGCAAAGGTAATGCAGTTGTAGCAGCTGCGATCGTTGATGGATTGGTAGATTTGGCTTGGCAAGCCTATGGACAAGATGCCAATAGAGGAAGCTAGGAAAGTCCGCTCTGTTCTATTATGTATCCAAAAGAGTATTCATAATTAGTGAACGTCCTGGTATTTTTATTGAATAGTACCGAGCAAGGAGCCTAGTATTGTGGTAGCTGAGAGTTTGAGTTTAAGTGCATATATTGCAATACCTGTAGTTTTAAGTCTTTTGCTTGAGGGACAAAACATAAAAGTACCTGTAGTTAAAAATGTTCGTCAGGTATCTACTGAACAGAAAACAATAGCACCCAGCCGCCAATTAATCAGCACTAAGCGGGCTGCAAAAACATACTATGTTAGTGGTAGTGGCAACGACAACAATAATGGACTCTCTACTTCATCTGCCTTTAGGACAATTCAAAAGGCAGCAAATCTGACTAATCCTGGTGACACAGTATTGATTATGAATGGAGTATACAAAAATGAAGGTAAAGCCGGGGCTGTAGTAAATATTAAACGTTCTGGAACTCCAAATGCATGGATTAAATTTAAAGCATATCCTGGACATTTCCCAAAAATTCAGCACAATACGTGGAATGGTATCTTGATTTCAAACAAAGCTTCATATATCGAGATCAACGGTCTTGAGGTAATGGGAAATAATGCCAATGTAACCCTTGATTATGCAATCAGTGAGAAAACTAACAAACTAAATCCCCTAACGAATGGAAACTGCATCTTCGTGGATGGACGAACAAATGGTCATACTCACCATATACGTATTCTCAATAATAAGGTACATGGATGCGGAGGCACAGGCATTGCAGTTATTCAATCTGACTATGTGACAGTTGATAATAATGTGGTGTTTGATAATGCTTGGTACGGCATCTATGGTTCCAGCGGTATTTCGATGTTGACTAATTGGAACTTTGATAATTACCGTGGATATAAAATGTTCGTTAGGAACAATAAGACCTATAACAATCGGCAGTATATTCCTTGGATTAGAACCGGAACCATCTCGGACGGAAATGGCATTATTATTGATAGTACACGCAATCAGGAAACCCCAAAATTAGGTCCATATAAAGGGCGTACTTTAGTTAAAAACAATCTGACATTTCATAATGGTGGTTCAGGCATTCACGCATTTTATAGCGATCATGTTGATATTTTAAATAACACAGCTTTTTTAAATAATCAGAGTCCAGAAATTAAAGGTGGGCAAATATTTGCTCATACATCAACTGATGTCAAAATTTTGAATAACATTCTTTATGCTTTTCCTGGCAAAAATGTTAACAGTAATACGAAAAATAGTAATGTTATTTATGATTATAATATATACCTAAATACTTCTTCTGTAAGTTTTAAAGGTCCTCATGATATTGTTGCAGATGCAGAGTTTATCAGGGAACATCCCACGTTGAAAAAAATAGCTGGTGATTGGAAATCACGGCTATATAAACAAAGTCGATCTCTACCGAATTCCATAGAAATTGAGTTGGGAAGTTTTGTTTGTCAACCAGTGACTTATAGTCTCAAAGGAAAACTCATCAAGGTCGGATGTTCGCGTTAGTGATTGAAGAAGAATTCTCCAATTCTGAATCCAGGAATCAGAATCACTGCTCGTGGGTAAATTGGGGCTCGCCACTAACGATACCAAATTATAGATTTGATATGGTGCTTCATCGTTTATTAACGAGCCAGTCGAACTCACGTTAATTTATTCTCAATCACTCCTCTACTCTACGCCGACGCCGACGCGGCCTTCTTTCCTCTTGATCTTCACGCAAGCGACGGCCGACTTCGTTAAAGAAATCGCGCCGCAAGCAAGGGTAATCACTAACCCATAGTTCACGACTGGGAATGTATATATCACTGAATTCTTCAATGCTGCTTAAATCTGGGCGATTTGACATCACTACCATTTCTGCAATTTGACCACGAGCGATCGCTTTGTGGCTAGGACGTAGGGGCGCGTCAAATTCAATACTAAATCCTGTGTCATCACCAACCTCTAAATTAATCCGTTTTTCTCGGTTTTCTACAATTACCAATTCACCTTTGCTATTGACGGTTTCCTGTTTCCCAACTAACTGGTCTGTAATCCACCAATCCAAGATTCGGCCACGAAAAAAGCCGCTGTATTTGTAACGGCGGCATTGTACATTCCGCATACTTGCTTGAAACACCGGATACCATAGCCAAAAAAAAGCGCTAACTACCCCCAGCACAAATATTATTGAACCAAACTCCAGCCTGAACAAGGCTTTCACAAGCAGAATTACAACTAACGAAACTACAGAAATTAACAGGCGTTGCAAAAAATTTGCAAACTTTCCCCAGTAGTACTTGTACTGAAGACCAGTGGCAATTAAGGGGACAATTTGTTCAAATTTCTGGCGAGTCAGTGGTACTAACATGAGTGCTGAGTACTGAGTAGTAAGTTTAACAAAAAAGAATAAAGGCGTCAGTCATCAGAAAAAGAAATTGAACTTCTGACTTCTGACTCCTGAATTCTCTTTTAAAGTATTTTTTCTAATCCATATACTAACGACTTTAGCGCTAAGACTTTGCGAATGGCTAATAGGACTCCTGGCATATAGCAAGCGCGATCGCTCGTATCATGTCGTAAAGTATAAATCTGTCCCGGTGCGCCAAAAATGACCTCCTGATGGGCAACCAATCCCGGCAAGCGTACACTATGAATTCTAATGCCTTCCTCTGCTTGGCTGCCCCTAGCTCCTGGTAATTTCTCAGTTTCTTCCACTAACGCAGGGTTAAAAGTTTTACCTAATTCTCCTAATAACTGCGCCGTTTGAATGGCAGTACCGCTGGGAGCATCAGCTTTTTGGTTGTGATGCAGTTCGATAATTTCTACGTGGTCAAAATATTGAGAGGCGGCGACTGCGGCTTGTTGCAGCAGCACCATACCAATGGAAAAGTTAGGAATAATTAGACAACCAGTGCTAGCTTTATCAGCAAAGTCTGCTAAATCTTGAATTTGTTCTGGACTTAATCCAGTGGTGCCAACTACAGGACGAATACCATAGGCGATCGCACTACGAATATTGTCATAAACTGAATCCGGATGGGTAAAGTCTACAATCACCCCTGGGGGTCCTTGTCTATCTCCAGCCACATAACCCAACATCGGTTCTAATTGATTAGTAATCGGCACTTCCAAAGGCTCGCTTAAACCCGCCAATTCTCCAGCATCTTTATCTTGATGTTCCGGACTGCTGTCAATTGCACCCACTAGGTTCAAATCGGGTGCTTGCGCCACCGCCTTAACTACTTCACGACCCATTTTACCAGCAGCACCGTTGACAATAACCGGGATAAGAGCTTGATTCGTCATATGTTGAGAAATACTTTTTGAGTCAACAAAGGAATTTTGACATACTCTCCGCCCTTCCAGGGCGGAGATTCTGGGGTCAAACAGCAGTTGCAGTTTCGTACCGTCTTACATTGCCTAACCCAACAGTCGATGCCCCGACTGCTTGAATATTTTTAGCTGCGTTTTCGTCCCTTCCGTTTACCGACTTACAAGAAGGACAACGCCATTCTCTGACTGACAAATCAAGACTTTCTAGAACGTGCCCACAATGAAAACAAGTTTTGCTTGATGGATACCACTTCGCCACGAATATGACTTGTTTACCTTTCTTTTTGGCAACCCATTCTAGAATTTGGGCTGAAGATTTTTTCATAAGCACTACCCTGATAAGTAGCTCTTATTAGAACTATTGACCTTTTTTTGTCAAGTTTAGTTGACTAACTGTAATAATATTTGTTATATTTATTTACATAGGCTAATAAAGCAGCAAAGCAAGCCATCTAGCTAAGGTTGCACTTTGTATATTACCTTTCTAGTTTTGGCTGCCTTGAATGTTAGCTAAAAAATAGACTTCGGTATCGGTATATCTCATCGACATTTGGACTTCTCCCATTTACCTCGGCTATCAAGTCGGGGTTTTTTGTGTTCTTGATTAGCCCGGCCTATCTTATGGTTCATCCGAAGCGTGCCGCTTGGTGGGAAAATAAAAACGAGAAATGATGCAAGTCTTGTATTGCCTCCAGCCCAAAGGAATCTGTATAAATGTGGAAACGAATTGTATTAATTTTACTATTGGTGTTGAGCTTCAGCCTGAGTAATTCTGATGTAGCAGTTGCAGGTGGACTCAAAAGCTTTGTAGACACCAATGATGGCTATCAGTTTTTATATCCTAATGGCTGGCTGCAAGTTAAAGTTGCCAACGGCCCAGATGTGGTTTTTCACGATTTAATCGAGGTAACCGAAAATGTTTCTGTAGTGATTAGCCCGGTTCCAGAAAATAAAACCTTAGCAGAATTGGGAACTCCAACAGAAGTAGGATATAAACTGGGAAAAGCAGCTCTAGCGCCTGCTAATTCTGGTCGTTCAGCTGAATTAATTAATGCCGCGCAGCAAGAAGTAGACGGTAAAACGTACTACCTTTTAGAGTATGAAGTTAAACTCCCCAATCAACAGCAACGACACAACATCGCCAGCGTCGCTGTTAGCCGTGGTAAACTTTTTACTTTCAACGCCTCAATTTCTGAAAAACGCTGGCCAAAAATTAAACAAACAATTGATGAAGTTGTAAATTCTTTTTCTGTTTATTAACTGGGAGTGGGGAGTGGGGAGTGGGGAGTTAGGAGTTAAGAGTTAAAAGTTATTCTCCCCCTGCCTCCCCTGCCTCCCCTGCCTCCTCATCTCCCTCATCCCCCTCATCCCCCTCATCTCGTGCTTTTGTATGAGCATTCCACCTTTTGTACTGGCCTCAGCTTCTCCAGCGCGGCGGCGCTTGCTGCAAACTGTTGGTATTGAACCGATAGTTCGAGCTAGTGACTTTGATGAGTCACAAATCCAATTAAGTGAACCTGAACAATTGGTCAAAACTCTTGCCCAGTACAAAGCGGAAACTGTAGCCCCACAGTTTGAATCAGCTTTGATTATGGGTTGTGATTCGGTTTTGTCTGTCAATAATGAGATTCATGGCAAACCAGTAGACGCTAGTGAAGCGATCGCCCGTTGGCAGATAATGCAAGGTAGCTTTGGTGACTTATACACAGGTCACGCCTTGATTGACTTAGACCAAAACCGCACTATAGTCAAGTCTCAAGTTACAAGAGTTTACTTCGCTCCAATGAGCGACAAAGCAATTAAAGCTTATGTTGCCACAGGTGAACCCCTCAAGTGTGCTGGTGCCTTTGCCCTTGAAGGCTTTGGTAGTTTGTTCGTCGAAAAAATTGAAGGCTGTCACAGCAATGTAATTGGACTGAGTTTACCTCTGCTGCGGCAGATGTTAGCAGAACTGGGATACGATGTTACGGATTTTTGGCAATAGTCATTGGTCATTTGTCATTTGTTTTTCTGCGCGTCCCCATGTCTCCCCATCTCCCCATGACTAATGACTAAATTGCCTGATATTCAGTATTGCCTCTCCATGATCTGGAATCCAAGCTAGCCATTCATCTTTTGAAACTGGACACAATAAAAGCGCTTCGTCAAAACTCAAAGGGTTGGGAAGTTCCAAAAGCTTCACCCAACCAGAAACTCTTAACTGCCGTAAACCTGCCAGATTCCGCCTTCTTGCTTGGACAGCAAAATCTGGTCTATGAGAATCTAGTTTCATATCTTCGTTTTAGCCTTAACCAATGGGCTAATCTAAAATTATTTCTGTAACTTAGACTACAAAATAAACAATACTTGTGAAAAGCAACTGTCTTATAACTTTACGTTCGCTGGTGCAAGTCTTTGATTAATATTGCAAGCTATAACTGTGAGGCACGCCAGGTTGTAGACTGGCTACTAGATCGCATTCCCAACTAGAATATGTCATTTACTTCTATGCCCTCGCTGCGTGAGCAACAACATCCCCTAATTCGTCAGCTAGCTGATTGCATTGAGGCAGCTTGGCATCAGCATCTGGATCTATCGCCCTACCATTTGCCTGCTGAGTTGGGGTATGTGGAAGGTAGACTAGAAGGGGAAAAACTGACCATTGAAAACCGTTGCTATCAAACGCCTCAGTTCCGGAAAATGCACTTGGAACTAGCAAAAATCGGAAATATGCTCGATATTTTGCATTGCGTCATGTTTCCCCGTCCAGAATACAACCTGCCGATGTTTGGTTGTGATTTAGTGGGGGGTAGAGGTCAAATTAGCGCGGCGATCGCAGATCTTTCTCCCATACACTTAGAACGTACCTTACCAGAATCTTATACTGCTGAACTCACACAGTTAACAGTGCTGAACTTTTCCCAACCGCGCGAATTACCTGAATGGGGAAATATTTTTTCAGATTATTGCATCTTTGTGCGCCCCAGTTCCCCAGAAGAAGAAACAATGTTTCTCTCTCGTGTCCAAGACTTTTTAGAAATTCATTGTACCCAAGCGATCGCCTCACATCCTGTTTCACTCGAACAAGTCACACAAAATCTCGCCGGACAACACAACTACTGCACTAAACAGCAACAAAACGACAAAACCCGCCGCGTACTCGAAAAAGCCTTTGGCCCAGCTTGGGCAGAACATTACATGACCACAGTTCTATTCGACCTTCCACAAGAGATTTCCAAATAAAAAATCTCCGATCGCCCAAAGACGCAGGGGAGCAGAGGAGCAGAGGGGCAGAGGGGGAAATTCCTAACTCCTAACTCCGAGATTTCCAAATAAAAAATCTCCGATCGCCCAAAGACGCAGGGGAGCAGAGGAGCAGAGGGGCAGAGGGGGAAATTCCTAACTCCTAACTTCTAACTCCTAACTCCTAACTCTTAACTCCTCACTCCCAATGCCCCGATTCCCCCATCTGTAGGTTCTGTTACGTTTTCCGGTAACTGATAAATGTAGAATTCATTCAACGAGAGTTTGATGGAGTCCCAAAATAGCAGCAGGGAGATTAGTAAAACCAATTAGCTTTAACTAGGTTACAGATAATGACGCGGGGACACAGTGACACAGTGACGCGGAGAATAATGTGTAGCAAAATTTTTGAGAATTGGTATCAGGTCTTTGAAACAAATGATTTTTGATCTTGTTTTTCAATTTTGTGAATAACTGTAGCCTCCGCTAATTAAGCGTAAAAATTCAGAATTCAGAATCCAGAATCAATAATGCTTGGATGCCCAAGCTTGATAATTTGCACAAAATCAAGCAGGTATACAACGATTGATTTTCCAAATATTCTGACTTCTGAATTAGAGAATTATCTTATTAGTAAACAGTTACTATTATTCACTGATTACTTGACGTTAAGAACTTTAGGAATTACACATCTAGTACGAAATGTAGGGGCAATTCATGAATTGCCCCTACGGTAAATCAAGGCTTTTACGTAATTTTTACGTAAGTCTTAAACTTTATCTTTGCGGTAGTGAATCTACTATTACAGTACCGCATCATAGCAGTTTTAGATTTTCAGTAGAGAGGCGATATCTCGCGTCTCTATATCTGAATGCCCCATTAATTGATTCTGAATTCTGAATTCTTCTTCAAATAGCCAGCTACAAGAAGGCATCATTTTGCAAAGTTTTAGTGTGAGTGTTGAGTATCGATCGCGCAATGGATTTTAAGCCATAACCATTGTTTGTCCTAAGCGGCTGGCTATTGATTAAAAACCCTTTTTTACTTACATCACCACAATTGAGATAAACGAGCAACATACTATGTCAAGGGTGACCGAGAAGCCAAAGCCAACTGAGCAGACATTTAATCCTGAACAACCTAAAATTTGGTGGGGTATCGCTGTAGCTGTGCCAATAGTAATTGCTGCTGGGGTACTAGGTACAGCTAAAATCGAGCAGCTAAAAAAACTCACTGTATCTGCACCCGTAATGCCATCTAGCAATAGCGTTAGTGCTGTGGGCCGTTTGGAACCGCGAGGCGAAGTTGTTAAATTGTCTGCGCCATCCTCAGGATTAGCACCATCATCACGAATTCAGCAACTGCTAGTTAGAGAAGGTGAAAAAGTCAGACAAGGCCAAATTGTGGCAATTTTGGACAACCGCGATACTCAAATAGCCGCACTAGAAGAAGCAAAAGCCAAAGTCCAAGAAGCCCGTGCGAATTTAGCTCAAGTCAGAGCCGGATCTCCAAGAGATATTCAAGCCCAAAGAGCGATTATTGCTCGCCTACAAGCGCAGTTACTTGGGGAAAAAGATGCTCAGCAAGCGAGCATCACTCGAATTGCAGCTCAGTTGAGTGGAGAAAAACTTGTCCAACAAGCAACTGTAAATCGCTTAGAAGCTGAACTTAGCGGACAAAGAGATGCTCTCAGAGCAACAGTTACACGTATCCAAGCCGAACAGCGCAATGCCCAAGTAGATGCTGGACGCTATGATTTTTTATACCGAGAAGGTGCGATTTCTCAGCAGGAACGGGATAGAAGACGCCTGAGTGCGGTTACAGCTAATCAGCAGGTTGCTGAAAGTCAAGCTACCCTCAAGCAGACATTAGCAACTCTACGACAGCAACTTGCTGAAGCGAGAGCTAATCAAATACAAAATTTAGCAACTTTGCAACAGCAGCTAATTGAAGCCAAAGTTAACCGTGACAAAACTGTAGCAACTTTGCAGAGGCAAATTGAAGAAGAAAAAGCCAAACTCAGTAGAATTTTGGACGTTAGTCCTACTGATATGCAAGTAGCCCTAGCCCAAGTTAGTAATGCGATCGCCAATGTTAGAAAAGCCGAAGCACAACTAAAATTAAGCTATGTTCAAGCGCCAATCGCTGGGGAAATTTTAAAGATTTACACCAAATCAGGTGAAGCCATAGGTGCAAATGGCATTGCTGAACTTGGGCAAACTAGTCAAATGTTTGTAGTTGCTGAAGTCGCCGAAGATAGTATTAGTAAAGTGCGTATCGGTCAAAACGCCACTATCACTAG
It encodes the following:
- a CDS encoding phycocyanobilin:ferredoxin oxidoreductase → MSFTSMPSLREQQHPLIRQLADCIEAAWHQHLDLSPYHLPAELGYVEGRLEGEKLTIENRCYQTPQFRKMHLELAKIGNMLDILHCVMFPRPEYNLPMFGCDLVGGRGQISAAIADLSPIHLERTLPESYTAELTQLTVLNFSQPRELPEWGNIFSDYCIFVRPSSPEEETMFLSRVQDFLEIHCTQAIASHPVSLEQVTQNLAGQHNYCTKQQQNDKTRRVLEKAFGPAWAEHYMTTVLFDLPQEISK
- the psbP gene encoding photosystem II reaction center PsbP encodes the protein MWKRIVLILLLVLSFSLSNSDVAVAGGLKSFVDTNDGYQFLYPNGWLQVKVANGPDVVFHDLIEVTENVSVVISPVPENKTLAELGTPTEVGYKLGKAALAPANSGRSAELINAAQQEVDGKTYYLLEYEVKLPNQQQRHNIASVAVSRGKLFTFNASISEKRWPKIKQTIDEVVNSFSVY
- a CDS encoding HlyD family efflux transporter periplasmic adaptor subunit codes for the protein MSRVTEKPKPTEQTFNPEQPKIWWGIAVAVPIVIAAGVLGTAKIEQLKKLTVSAPVMPSSNSVSAVGRLEPRGEVVKLSAPSSGLAPSSRIQQLLVREGEKVRQGQIVAILDNRDTQIAALEEAKAKVQEARANLAQVRAGSPRDIQAQRAIIARLQAQLLGEKDAQQASITRIAAQLSGEKLVQQATVNRLEAELSGQRDALRATVTRIQAEQRNAQVDAGRYDFLYREGAISQQERDRRRLSAVTANQQVAESQATLKQTLATLRQQLAEARANQIQNLATLQQQLIEAKVNRDKTVATLQRQIEEEKAKLSRILDVSPTDMQVALAQVSNAIANVRKAEAQLKLSYVQAPIAGEILKIYTKSGEAIGANGIAELGQTSQMFVVAEVAEDSISKVRIGQNATITSDNGAFSGEFKGTVTEIGRKIGKKDVLNTDPAADVDARVIEVKIALSPEDSLQVSGLTYAKVLVEINK
- a CDS encoding Maf family protein, with the translated sequence MSIPPFVLASASPARRRLLQTVGIEPIVRASDFDESQIQLSEPEQLVKTLAQYKAETVAPQFESALIMGCDSVLSVNNEIHGKPVDASEAIARWQIMQGSFGDLYTGHALIDLDQNRTIVKSQVTRVYFAPMSDKAIKAYVATGEPLKCAGAFALEGFGSLFVEKIEGCHSNVIGLSLPLLRQMLAELGYDVTDFWQ